The Antennarius striatus isolate MH-2024 chromosome 23, ASM4005453v1, whole genome shotgun sequence genome has a segment encoding these proteins:
- the col4a6 gene encoding collagen alpha-6(IV) chain isoform X1: MKLLICVIAVGLAVRSTHGGTDPNEPCAGQDCSRGCKCNPEKGSRGRPGPLGEVGRSGAEGQRGGLGPAGPKGEKGHLGLKGPSGPKGDKGPMGVPGFQGNDGVPGHPGLDGSRGPPGLDGCNGTRGDPGPSGYGTGVPGLRGPPGPPGLKGQKGDPRFIFEGGITSLPGLPGPDGYPGIRGPDGPLGSVGPRGPEGYPGQPGPPGPPGPMGSRSDGYQGERGDKGDVGLPGPSGTPGDGSLTSEQTLTIYKGDKGNPGPKGLRGFPGTAGRPGPFGYRGEYGEKGIPGYPGGRGAPGFNGPPGAPGQQGYRGNPGFPGQPGYIGAKGDQGDPGPPGPPTYVSELGTTVQGPPGEPGYNGLPGARGDQGPPGFPGPPGRPGIGGFGSGGPGSNGFPGTPGPKGEKGNAGIPGFGSEGFPGSPGLPGAPGLPGPPGPSSFVQGPCVIHPEWVSIPQGSTTGGSSSIPGPPGATGPRGQPGNTGYKGFRGDPGDCACAGGSRSGPGIPGLPGNNGNPGFPGRKGEAGDQGSPGFNGVPGSPGRAGERGFVGRKGEKGASYYPSYGVGVKGELGAPGPRGPTGETGKPGRDGQPGFPGAPGQPGDGGFFSYGEKGFPGFPGSKGRPGGPGEPGSGYIGTPGFRGEPGEPGIPGIPGAPGLPGPRGENGCEGVNDDEEGTGQVLPCTIPGEVGNPGVPGIPGSPGPKGQPGFPGGSGRPGLDGSPGQKGDPGFGGQPGPQGFPGPRGDPGIPGIPGQGYDGGRGKDGAPGRPGAKGQPGEVLGATPGPSGQNGLPGAPGDKGQPGTPGGPGLAGEDGRIGVPGLKGERGLDGLPGFPGSPGPPGEPTGGIPGPRGAPGNRGSSGSPGFPGRKGDRGDPGFQGPAGMKGTPGLPGTPGTPGSRGPPGPAGPGTREGIPGAPGRKGETGFPGLMGFPGLPGRPGSPGFPGGKGEAGGPGRNGLAGGPGYPGQKGERGFPGLPGLPSPPLRSELVEKGEPGTPGFSGLPGFPGPRGDKGLPGLPGRQGVPGLPGFAELSKGLPGEPGFPGRPGGPGFPGPKGESGINGFPGSSGPRGDDGAPGLPGTPGEFGRPGGKGLPGESYGYPGGPGAKGQPGEPGFPGGRSNNGPPGDNGFPGSPGFPGAKGAPGEAGRPGIMGSPGFPGPKGLSSVPGRRGQDGSPGLPGSPGGLGAKGLPGSPGLDGLNGLGGAKGLPGTPGVNTGGRPGAPGIPGLKGDRGVSYPGAPGFPGPKGERGDSGGPGLPGFPGRPGPPGETIGSDVPGALGDPGLPGLDGEYGFQGPPGPPGPPGPGTSQGDRGDAGLPGFPGSPGRKGEAGGPGGPGAPGSSGFKGARGESGFSGGPGLKGFPGDPGYYGGKGPKGLRGPPGRKGIPGITLPLPPRELQRSFGDVGIPGDNGGSGFPGEPGQPGMPGRPGPKGRPGPVGKLGRTGSPGQAGLVGDTGPPGFPGPTGEQGLPGNVGRPGPPGAVGRSHGIGYTLVKHSQDFQVPMCPQGMAKLWDGYSLLYVEGQEKAHNQDLGQPGSCLPKFSTIPFLYCSPNEVCYYASRNDKSYWLSTTASIPMMPVSESQIQPYISRCSVCEAPSQAVAVHSQDVTIPTCPPGWRSLWIGYSFLMHTAAGAEGGGQSLVSPGSCLEDFRATPFIECNGAKGTCHYFANKYSFWLTTVDPNQQFLYSPAQETLKGGQERSKVSRCQVCSKIL, encoded by the exons GGCCGTCCGGGGCCACTCGGTGAAGTGGGGAGGAGTGGAGCAGAAGGGCAACGAGGGGGCCTGGGTCCTGCGGGCCCAAAAGGAGAGAAAGGCCACCTTGGACTGAAAGGACCATCTGGCCCCAAAGGAGACAAG GGGCCTATGGGAGTACCAGGGTTTCAAGGAAATGATGGAGTACCT GGTCACCCTGGACTGGATGGCAGCAGAGGACCACCAGGACTGGACGGTTGTAACGGGACCAGAGGAGATCCTGGCCCGTCTGGCTACGGCACAGGTGTCCCCGGACTCCGTGGTCCTCCT ggaCCCCCCGGGCTAAAAGGGCAGAAAGGAGATCCCCGATTCATCTTTGAAGGTGGCATCACG AGCTTACCAGGATTACCAGGACCCGATGGTTACCCA GGCATCAGAGGTCCTGATGGTCCACTGGGTTCTGTAGGTCCAAGAGGCCCTGAAGGATACCCT GGTCAGCCCGGTCCTCCCGGTCCCCCGGGGCCAATG GGGAGTCGTAGTGATGGATAtcaaggagagagaggagacaag GGTGACGTCGGTCTTCCCGGACCAAGTGGTACTCCAGGCGACGGGTCACTGACGAGTGAACAAACTCTCACCATCTACAAAGGAGATAag GGCAATCCTGGACCAAAAGGGTTGAGAGGATTTCCTGGTACTGCTGGACGGCCT GGACCTTTTGGCTATCGTGGTGAATATGGAGAGAAAGGCATTCCTGGATACCCGGGGGGAAGA GGTGCTCCTGGTTTTAATGGGCCTCCTGGAGCTCCAGGGCAACAG GGATACAGAGGTAACCCAGGATTCCCTGGCCAACCTGGATACATCGGAGCCAAG GGAGACCAGGGAGATCccggaccaccaggaccaccaacGTATGTGAGTGAATTGGGCACTACTGTTCAAG gacCACCAGGTGAACCAGGTTACAATGGCCTGCCTGGGGCCCGTGGTGACCAGGGACCTCCAGGGTtcccaggaccaccaggacggCCAGGGATTGGTGGATTTGGTTCAG GTGGACCCGGATCCAATGGTTTTCCCGGGACCCCTGGTCCAAAGGGAGAGAAGGGTAATGCAGGCATACCAGGCTTTGGCTCTGAAGGATTCCCCGGTTCCCCTGGATTACCTGGAGCCCCTGGCCTTCCTGGTCCTCCTGGCCCTTCTA GCTTTGTCCAAGGCCCCTGTGTCATCCATCCTGAGTGGGTCTCCATTCCCCAAG GTTCTACCACAGGAGGTTCATCTAGCATACCTGGACCACCTGGGGCAACTGGACCCAGAGGTCAGCCGGGTAACACGGGATACAAAGGCTTCAGAg GTGACCCTGGCGACTGTGCCTGTGCAGGAGGGTCCCGGAGTGGACCTGGCATACCTGGACTCCCTGGAAATAACGGCAACCCTGGTTTCCCTGGACGAAAGGGTGAGGCCGGCGATCAAGGCTCGCCCGGCTTCAACGGCGTCCCGGGATCTCCT GGGCGTGCTGGTGAAAGAGGTTTTGTTGGCCGCAAAGGTGAGAAGGGTGCATCCTACTACCCCTCCTACGGTGTGGGGGTCAAAGGCGAGCTTGGCGCTCCTGGACCCAGAGGACCTACAGGGGAAACTGGAAAACCTGGCAGAGACGGACAACCTGGCTTCCCTGGAGCCCCTGGACAGCCG GGCGATGGCGGCTTTTTTTCATATGGAGAGAAAGGCTTCCCCGGATTCCCGGGGTCAAAGGGTCGACCCGGTGGTCCCGGTGAGCCGGGCTCCGGCTACATTGGAACTCCTGGCTTTCGAGGAGAGCCCGGAGAACCTGGGATACCTGGGATACCAGGAGCTCCAGGTTTACCTGGGCCAAGAG GTGAAAACGGCTGTGAAGGGGTTAATGACGACGAAGAGGGAACGG GACAAGTGCTACCTTGCACCATTCCTGGTGAGGTTGGAAACCCCGGTGTTCCCGGCATACCTGGATCTCCAG GTCCTAAAGGTCAGCCAGGTTTCCCAGGAGGCTCTGGTCGTCCAGGGTTAGATGGTAGCCCAGGACAGAAAGGAGACCCCGGGTTTGGAGGCCAGCCTGGACCCCAAG GTTTCCCTGGACCCAGAGGGGACCCTGGTATTCCAGGTATTCCAGGACAGGGTTATGATGGAGGCAGGGGGAAGGATGGCGCTCCGGGGCGACCCGGAGCCAAAGGTCAGCCCGGAGAGGTACTAGGAGCCACGCCTGGACCTTCAGGACAAAACGGTTTACCTGGAGCCCCTGGAGACAAGGGTCAGCCCGGGACACCGGGAGGACCTGGTTTGGCTG GCGAGGATGGACGTATTGGCGTTCCGGGACTGAAAGGAGAGCGTGGACTGGATGGTCTCCCTGGTTTTCCTGGTTCCCCTGGGCCTCCAGGGGAACCAACTGGTGGCATTCCAGGTCCGCGTGGAGCTCCTGGCAACCGAGGGTCGAGCGGATCACCAG GTTTCCCTGGTCGCAAGGGAGATAGAGGAGACCCGGGTTTCCAAGGGCCAGCAGGAATGAAGGGAACCCCAGGGTTACCTGGTACTCCtggaacacctggttcaaggggACCCCCTGGGCCTGCAGGACCAGGAACTAGAGAGGGAATCCCAGGAGCACCAGGAAGGAAGG GTGAGACGGGTTTCCCCGGACTGATGGGTTTCCCCGGACTACCAGGTCGTCCTGGAAGTCCTGGATTTCCTGGAGGGAAAGGAGAAGCTGGAGGGCCAGGAAGAAACGGACTCGCTGGTGGTCCCGGATATCCTGGACAGAAGG GTGAGAGAGGTTTCCCTGGTCTCCCCGGCCtgccctctcctcccctccgaTCAGAGTTGGTGGAGAAAGGAGAACCAGGGACCCCAGGTTTCAGCGGACTTCCTGGTTTCCCTGGACCCAGAG GTGACAAGGGTCTGCCAGGTCTCCCTGGTCGCCAGGGTGTGCCTGGACTTCCTGGTTTTGCTGAGCTGAGCAAAGGACTTCCAGGAGAGCCTGGATTCCCAGGGCGACCCGGAGGCCCAGGCTTCCCTGGACCAAAGGGAGAATCTGGAATCAATGGATTCCCCGGCTCCTCTGGACCAAGG GGTGACGATGGCGCGCCTGGATTACCTGGAACCCCTGGTGAATTTGGTCGGCCTGGTGGTAAAG GTCTACCTGGAGAGTCATACGGTTATCCTGGAGGCCCAGGGGCTAAAGGCCAGCCCGGAGAGCCAGGCTTCCCAG GTGGACGCAGCAACAACGGCCCTCCCGGTGACAATGGCTTTCCAGGAAGCCCTGGTTTCCCTGGAGCAAAGGGAGCTCCTGGTGAAGCGGGACGTCCTGGAATAATGG GCTCCCCCGGTTTCCCTGGGCCGAAAGGCTTGTCCAGCGTCCCAGGAAGGAGAGGACAAGATGGGTCTCCTGGTTTGCCTGGAAGTCCTGGAGGTCTTGGAGCCAAag GTTTGCCTGGATCCCCTGGTTTGGATGGACTTAATGGACTTGGTGGAGCTAAAGGCCTCCCTGGAACCCCAG GAGTGAATACGGGAGGCCGTCCAGGGGCTCCTGGTATTCCAGGATTGAAGGGAGACCGAGGCGTCTCTTATCCAGGAGCTCCGGGCTTCCCCGGCccaaagggagagagaggagactcAG GTGGTCCCGGACTCCCAGGGTTCCCCGGTAGGCCTGGACCCCCTGGTGAAACAATTGGGTCAGATGTACCTGGAGCTCTGGGAGACCCTGGCCTCCCCGGACTTGACGGAGAGTATG GTTTCCAAGGTCCGCCGGGTCCTCCTGGGCCTCCTGGTCCAGGCACATCCCAGGGAGACAGAGGTGATGCTGGGCTTCCAGGTTTCCCTGGCTCCCCTGGTAGGAAAGGAGAAGCAGGAGGCCCTGGAGGCCCAGGCGCTCCTGGCAGCTCCGGTTTCAAAG GAGCACGAGGTGAGAGTGGCTTCAGTGGAGGTCCTGGTCTGAAAGGTTTTCCTGGCGATCCTGGTTACTATGGCGGCAAGGGACCCAAGGGACTTCGAG GACCCCCTGGTCGTAAGGGTATCCCTGGAATCACGCTGCCTTTGCCACCACGAGAGCTGCAGAGGTCCTTTGGAGACGTGGGCATCCCAGGAGACAATGGAGGCTCTGGTTTCCCAGGAGAGCCTGGTCAGCCTGGAATGCCTGGACGTCCAG GTCCTAAGGGTCGTCCGGGCCCTGTGGGCAAACTTGGAAGGACTGGATCGCCTGGTCAAGCCGGACTTGTCGGTGACACCGGGCCCCCCGGTTTCCCTGGACCCACTGGAGAACAAG GTCTCCCTGGTAATGTCGGTCGTCCTGGCCCTCCTGGCGCCGTGGGCCGCAGTCACGGCATCGGTTACACACTGGTGAAGCACAGCCAGGACTTCCAGGTCCCCATGTGTCCTCAGGGCATGGCCAAGCTGTGGGACGGATACAGCCTGCTGTACGTGGAGGGACAGGAGAAGGCACACAACCAGGACCTAG GTCAGCCAGGATCGTGCCTCCCCAAGTTCAGCACCATCCCCTTCCTCTACTGCTCCCCCAACGAGGTCTGCTATTACGCCAGCCGCAACGATAAATCGTACTGGCTGTCAACAACGGCTTCCATACCCATGATGCCCGTTAGCGAGTCACAGATACAGCCGTACATCAGCAG GTGCTCCGTGTGTGAAGCTCCGTCTCAGGCCGTGGCCGTCCACAGTCAGGACGTGACCATCCCCACCTGTCCGCCTGGCTGGAGGAGTCTCTGGATAGGATACTCTTTCCTCATG CACACAGCAGCTGGTGCCGAGGGCGGCGGTCAGTCCCTTGTCTCTCCCGGCTCCTGCCTGGAGGATTTCCGTGCAACACCATTCATCGAATGCAACGGGGCCAAGGGTACCTGCCACTACTTTGCCAATAAGTACAGCTTCTGGCTCACCACAGTGGATCCCAACCAGCAGTTCCTCTATTCGCCAGCGCAGGAAACCCTTAAGGGAGGCCAGGAGCGCTCCAAAGTCAGCCGCTGCCAAGTCTGTAGCAAGATCTTGTAG
- the col4a6 gene encoding collagen alpha-6(IV) chain isoform X2 produces the protein MKLLICVIAVGLAVRSTHGGTDPNEPCAGQDCSRGCKCNPEKGSRGRPGPLGEVGRSGAEGQRGGLGPAGPKGEKGHLGLKGPSGPKGDKGPMGVPGFQGNDGVPGHPGLDGSRGPPGLDGCNGTRGDPGPSGYGTGVPGLRGPPGPPGLKGQKGDPRFIFEGGITSLPGLPGPDGYPGIRGPDGPLGSVGPRGPEGYPGQPGPPGPPGPMGSRSDGYQGERGDKGDVGLPGPSGTPGDGSLTSEQTLTIYKGDKGNPGPKGLRGFPGTAGRPGPFGYRGEYGEKGIPGYPGGRGAPGFNGPPGAPGQQGYRGNPGFPGQPGYIGAKGDQGDPGPPGPPTYVSELGTTVQGPPGEPGYNGLPGARGDQGPPGFPGPPGRPGIGGFGSGGPGSNGFPGTPGPKGEKGNAGIPGFGSEGFPGSPGLPGAPGLPGPPGPSSFVQGPCVIHPEWVSIPQGSTTGGSSSIPGPPGATGPRGQPGNTGYKGFRGDPGDCACAGGSRSGPGIPGLPGNNGNPGFPGRKGEAGDQGSPGFNGVPGSPGRAGERGFVGRKGEKGASYYPSYGVGVKGELGAPGPRGPTGETGKPGRDGQPGFPGAPGQPGDGGFFSYGEKGFPGFPGSKGRPGGPGEPGSGYIGTPGFRGEPGEPGIPGIPGAPGLPGPRGQVLPCTIPGEVGNPGVPGIPGSPGPKGQPGFPGGSGRPGLDGSPGQKGDPGFGGQPGPQGFPGPRGDPGIPGIPGQGYDGGRGKDGAPGRPGAKGQPGEVLGATPGPSGQNGLPGAPGDKGQPGTPGGPGLAGEDGRIGVPGLKGERGLDGLPGFPGSPGPPGEPTGGIPGPRGAPGNRGSSGSPGFPGRKGDRGDPGFQGPAGMKGTPGLPGTPGTPGSRGPPGPAGPGTREGIPGAPGRKGETGFPGLMGFPGLPGRPGSPGFPGGKGEAGGPGRNGLAGGPGYPGQKGERGFPGLPGLPSPPLRSELVEKGEPGTPGFSGLPGFPGPRGDKGLPGLPGRQGVPGLPGFAELSKGLPGEPGFPGRPGGPGFPGPKGESGINGFPGSSGPRGDDGAPGLPGTPGEFGRPGGKGLPGESYGYPGGPGAKGQPGEPGFPGGRSNNGPPGDNGFPGSPGFPGAKGAPGEAGRPGIMGSPGFPGPKGLSSVPGRRGQDGSPGLPGSPGGLGAKGLPGSPGLDGLNGLGGAKGLPGTPGVNTGGRPGAPGIPGLKGDRGVSYPGAPGFPGPKGERGDSGGPGLPGFPGRPGPPGETIGSDVPGALGDPGLPGLDGEYGFQGPPGPPGPPGPGTSQGDRGDAGLPGFPGSPGRKGEAGGPGGPGAPGSSGFKGARGESGFSGGPGLKGFPGDPGYYGGKGPKGLRGPPGRKGIPGITLPLPPRELQRSFGDVGIPGDNGGSGFPGEPGQPGMPGRPGPKGRPGPVGKLGRTGSPGQAGLVGDTGPPGFPGPTGEQGLPGNVGRPGPPGAVGRSHGIGYTLVKHSQDFQVPMCPQGMAKLWDGYSLLYVEGQEKAHNQDLGQPGSCLPKFSTIPFLYCSPNEVCYYASRNDKSYWLSTTASIPMMPVSESQIQPYISRCSVCEAPSQAVAVHSQDVTIPTCPPGWRSLWIGYSFLMHTAAGAEGGGQSLVSPGSCLEDFRATPFIECNGAKGTCHYFANKYSFWLTTVDPNQQFLYSPAQETLKGGQERSKVSRCQVCSKIL, from the exons GGCCGTCCGGGGCCACTCGGTGAAGTGGGGAGGAGTGGAGCAGAAGGGCAACGAGGGGGCCTGGGTCCTGCGGGCCCAAAAGGAGAGAAAGGCCACCTTGGACTGAAAGGACCATCTGGCCCCAAAGGAGACAAG GGGCCTATGGGAGTACCAGGGTTTCAAGGAAATGATGGAGTACCT GGTCACCCTGGACTGGATGGCAGCAGAGGACCACCAGGACTGGACGGTTGTAACGGGACCAGAGGAGATCCTGGCCCGTCTGGCTACGGCACAGGTGTCCCCGGACTCCGTGGTCCTCCT ggaCCCCCCGGGCTAAAAGGGCAGAAAGGAGATCCCCGATTCATCTTTGAAGGTGGCATCACG AGCTTACCAGGATTACCAGGACCCGATGGTTACCCA GGCATCAGAGGTCCTGATGGTCCACTGGGTTCTGTAGGTCCAAGAGGCCCTGAAGGATACCCT GGTCAGCCCGGTCCTCCCGGTCCCCCGGGGCCAATG GGGAGTCGTAGTGATGGATAtcaaggagagagaggagacaag GGTGACGTCGGTCTTCCCGGACCAAGTGGTACTCCAGGCGACGGGTCACTGACGAGTGAACAAACTCTCACCATCTACAAAGGAGATAag GGCAATCCTGGACCAAAAGGGTTGAGAGGATTTCCTGGTACTGCTGGACGGCCT GGACCTTTTGGCTATCGTGGTGAATATGGAGAGAAAGGCATTCCTGGATACCCGGGGGGAAGA GGTGCTCCTGGTTTTAATGGGCCTCCTGGAGCTCCAGGGCAACAG GGATACAGAGGTAACCCAGGATTCCCTGGCCAACCTGGATACATCGGAGCCAAG GGAGACCAGGGAGATCccggaccaccaggaccaccaacGTATGTGAGTGAATTGGGCACTACTGTTCAAG gacCACCAGGTGAACCAGGTTACAATGGCCTGCCTGGGGCCCGTGGTGACCAGGGACCTCCAGGGTtcccaggaccaccaggacggCCAGGGATTGGTGGATTTGGTTCAG GTGGACCCGGATCCAATGGTTTTCCCGGGACCCCTGGTCCAAAGGGAGAGAAGGGTAATGCAGGCATACCAGGCTTTGGCTCTGAAGGATTCCCCGGTTCCCCTGGATTACCTGGAGCCCCTGGCCTTCCTGGTCCTCCTGGCCCTTCTA GCTTTGTCCAAGGCCCCTGTGTCATCCATCCTGAGTGGGTCTCCATTCCCCAAG GTTCTACCACAGGAGGTTCATCTAGCATACCTGGACCACCTGGGGCAACTGGACCCAGAGGTCAGCCGGGTAACACGGGATACAAAGGCTTCAGAg GTGACCCTGGCGACTGTGCCTGTGCAGGAGGGTCCCGGAGTGGACCTGGCATACCTGGACTCCCTGGAAATAACGGCAACCCTGGTTTCCCTGGACGAAAGGGTGAGGCCGGCGATCAAGGCTCGCCCGGCTTCAACGGCGTCCCGGGATCTCCT GGGCGTGCTGGTGAAAGAGGTTTTGTTGGCCGCAAAGGTGAGAAGGGTGCATCCTACTACCCCTCCTACGGTGTGGGGGTCAAAGGCGAGCTTGGCGCTCCTGGACCCAGAGGACCTACAGGGGAAACTGGAAAACCTGGCAGAGACGGACAACCTGGCTTCCCTGGAGCCCCTGGACAGCCG GGCGATGGCGGCTTTTTTTCATATGGAGAGAAAGGCTTCCCCGGATTCCCGGGGTCAAAGGGTCGACCCGGTGGTCCCGGTGAGCCGGGCTCCGGCTACATTGGAACTCCTGGCTTTCGAGGAGAGCCCGGAGAACCTGGGATACCTGGGATACCAGGAGCTCCAGGTTTACCTGGGCCAAGAG GACAAGTGCTACCTTGCACCATTCCTGGTGAGGTTGGAAACCCCGGTGTTCCCGGCATACCTGGATCTCCAG GTCCTAAAGGTCAGCCAGGTTTCCCAGGAGGCTCTGGTCGTCCAGGGTTAGATGGTAGCCCAGGACAGAAAGGAGACCCCGGGTTTGGAGGCCAGCCTGGACCCCAAG GTTTCCCTGGACCCAGAGGGGACCCTGGTATTCCAGGTATTCCAGGACAGGGTTATGATGGAGGCAGGGGGAAGGATGGCGCTCCGGGGCGACCCGGAGCCAAAGGTCAGCCCGGAGAGGTACTAGGAGCCACGCCTGGACCTTCAGGACAAAACGGTTTACCTGGAGCCCCTGGAGACAAGGGTCAGCCCGGGACACCGGGAGGACCTGGTTTGGCTG GCGAGGATGGACGTATTGGCGTTCCGGGACTGAAAGGAGAGCGTGGACTGGATGGTCTCCCTGGTTTTCCTGGTTCCCCTGGGCCTCCAGGGGAACCAACTGGTGGCATTCCAGGTCCGCGTGGAGCTCCTGGCAACCGAGGGTCGAGCGGATCACCAG GTTTCCCTGGTCGCAAGGGAGATAGAGGAGACCCGGGTTTCCAAGGGCCAGCAGGAATGAAGGGAACCCCAGGGTTACCTGGTACTCCtggaacacctggttcaaggggACCCCCTGGGCCTGCAGGACCAGGAACTAGAGAGGGAATCCCAGGAGCACCAGGAAGGAAGG GTGAGACGGGTTTCCCCGGACTGATGGGTTTCCCCGGACTACCAGGTCGTCCTGGAAGTCCTGGATTTCCTGGAGGGAAAGGAGAAGCTGGAGGGCCAGGAAGAAACGGACTCGCTGGTGGTCCCGGATATCCTGGACAGAAGG GTGAGAGAGGTTTCCCTGGTCTCCCCGGCCtgccctctcctcccctccgaTCAGAGTTGGTGGAGAAAGGAGAACCAGGGACCCCAGGTTTCAGCGGACTTCCTGGTTTCCCTGGACCCAGAG GTGACAAGGGTCTGCCAGGTCTCCCTGGTCGCCAGGGTGTGCCTGGACTTCCTGGTTTTGCTGAGCTGAGCAAAGGACTTCCAGGAGAGCCTGGATTCCCAGGGCGACCCGGAGGCCCAGGCTTCCCTGGACCAAAGGGAGAATCTGGAATCAATGGATTCCCCGGCTCCTCTGGACCAAGG GGTGACGATGGCGCGCCTGGATTACCTGGAACCCCTGGTGAATTTGGTCGGCCTGGTGGTAAAG GTCTACCTGGAGAGTCATACGGTTATCCTGGAGGCCCAGGGGCTAAAGGCCAGCCCGGAGAGCCAGGCTTCCCAG GTGGACGCAGCAACAACGGCCCTCCCGGTGACAATGGCTTTCCAGGAAGCCCTGGTTTCCCTGGAGCAAAGGGAGCTCCTGGTGAAGCGGGACGTCCTGGAATAATGG GCTCCCCCGGTTTCCCTGGGCCGAAAGGCTTGTCCAGCGTCCCAGGAAGGAGAGGACAAGATGGGTCTCCTGGTTTGCCTGGAAGTCCTGGAGGTCTTGGAGCCAAag GTTTGCCTGGATCCCCTGGTTTGGATGGACTTAATGGACTTGGTGGAGCTAAAGGCCTCCCTGGAACCCCAG GAGTGAATACGGGAGGCCGTCCAGGGGCTCCTGGTATTCCAGGATTGAAGGGAGACCGAGGCGTCTCTTATCCAGGAGCTCCGGGCTTCCCCGGCccaaagggagagagaggagactcAG GTGGTCCCGGACTCCCAGGGTTCCCCGGTAGGCCTGGACCCCCTGGTGAAACAATTGGGTCAGATGTACCTGGAGCTCTGGGAGACCCTGGCCTCCCCGGACTTGACGGAGAGTATG GTTTCCAAGGTCCGCCGGGTCCTCCTGGGCCTCCTGGTCCAGGCACATCCCAGGGAGACAGAGGTGATGCTGGGCTTCCAGGTTTCCCTGGCTCCCCTGGTAGGAAAGGAGAAGCAGGAGGCCCTGGAGGCCCAGGCGCTCCTGGCAGCTCCGGTTTCAAAG GAGCACGAGGTGAGAGTGGCTTCAGTGGAGGTCCTGGTCTGAAAGGTTTTCCTGGCGATCCTGGTTACTATGGCGGCAAGGGACCCAAGGGACTTCGAG GACCCCCTGGTCGTAAGGGTATCCCTGGAATCACGCTGCCTTTGCCACCACGAGAGCTGCAGAGGTCCTTTGGAGACGTGGGCATCCCAGGAGACAATGGAGGCTCTGGTTTCCCAGGAGAGCCTGGTCAGCCTGGAATGCCTGGACGTCCAG GTCCTAAGGGTCGTCCGGGCCCTGTGGGCAAACTTGGAAGGACTGGATCGCCTGGTCAAGCCGGACTTGTCGGTGACACCGGGCCCCCCGGTTTCCCTGGACCCACTGGAGAACAAG GTCTCCCTGGTAATGTCGGTCGTCCTGGCCCTCCTGGCGCCGTGGGCCGCAGTCACGGCATCGGTTACACACTGGTGAAGCACAGCCAGGACTTCCAGGTCCCCATGTGTCCTCAGGGCATGGCCAAGCTGTGGGACGGATACAGCCTGCTGTACGTGGAGGGACAGGAGAAGGCACACAACCAGGACCTAG GTCAGCCAGGATCGTGCCTCCCCAAGTTCAGCACCATCCCCTTCCTCTACTGCTCCCCCAACGAGGTCTGCTATTACGCCAGCCGCAACGATAAATCGTACTGGCTGTCAACAACGGCTTCCATACCCATGATGCCCGTTAGCGAGTCACAGATACAGCCGTACATCAGCAG GTGCTCCGTGTGTGAAGCTCCGTCTCAGGCCGTGGCCGTCCACAGTCAGGACGTGACCATCCCCACCTGTCCGCCTGGCTGGAGGAGTCTCTGGATAGGATACTCTTTCCTCATG CACACAGCAGCTGGTGCCGAGGGCGGCGGTCAGTCCCTTGTCTCTCCCGGCTCCTGCCTGGAGGATTTCCGTGCAACACCATTCATCGAATGCAACGGGGCCAAGGGTACCTGCCACTACTTTGCCAATAAGTACAGCTTCTGGCTCACCACAGTGGATCCCAACCAGCAGTTCCTCTATTCGCCAGCGCAGGAAACCCTTAAGGGAGGCCAGGAGCGCTCCAAAGTCAGCCGCTGCCAAGTCTGTAGCAAGATCTTGTAG